One genomic window of Procambarus clarkii isolate CNS0578487 chromosome 43, FALCON_Pclarkii_2.0, whole genome shotgun sequence includes the following:
- the LOC138350017 gene encoding baculoviral IAP repeat-containing protein 8-like has translation MTGDDLQVLGVIPYAKPRYPGLATYKQRLETFDLSWTGCVKQTSHELAESGFFFCGLSDHMRCFFCGNGFRNWEPADDPWTLHAQWYPECTFVNIKKDAQFIKNARESSQRRTIKPIDEHLLTGLMEGLGFFPALIEHFGFPDVCVRPALRLYLKSTKDLLPFVTEARCIELMLWYMQESTKAEMGLRGIHHEDVEGRVEPANLEWQSGPSDMETVATANEMDVDVVGSMSGFMSTNLGLRALPSPVETEAEETTIVANEMDVETGEEATDFDATSHVETVMNTSTPTSWAADILCKVCFNNALSVVLLPCRHMVTCSNCLVSMRNCPICRRTISHVLRPIIS, from the exons ATGACTGGAGATGATTTGCAGGTTCTGGGGGTAATTCCATACGCTAAACCTAGATATCCAGGCTTGGCAACATACAAACAGCGTTTGGAAACATTCGACCTCAGCTGGACTGGTTGTGTCAAGCAAACATCTCACGAATTGGCAGAATCAGGATTTTTCTTCTGTG GCCTAAGTGACCACATGCGCTGCTTTTTCTGTGGGAATGGTTTTCGTAATTGGGAACCCGCTGACGACCCTTGGACACTGCACGCGCAATGGTATCCTGAGTGCACCTTTGTCAACATTAAAAAGGATGCACAGTTCATTAAGAATGCTAGAGAATCTTCGCAGCGTCGAACTATAAAACCCATAGATGAACATCTTTTAACTGGTCTGATGGAAGGTTTGGGTTTTTTCCCAGCATTAATTGAACATTTTGGATTTCCTGATGTCTGTGTGAGACCTGCCTTAAGGCTATATCTCAAAAGCACCAAAGATTTATTACCGTTTGTTACTGAGGCCAGATGTATAGAATTAATGTTGTGGTATATGCAAGAGAGCACTAAAGCCGAAATGGGTTTAAGGGGAATTCATCATGAGGATGTGGAAGGTAGGGTAGAGCCTGCGAATCTGGAATGGCAATCCGGGCCCTCTGACATGGAAACAGTCGCCACAGCTAATGAAATGGATGTCGACGTTGTTGGATCAATGAGCGGGTTCATGAGCACTAATCTTGGTTTGCGGGCTTTGCCTTctcctgttgaaacagaggcggAAGAGACGACTATAGTCGCTAATGAAATGGatgttgaaactggcgaagaGGCCACAGACTTTGATGCGACATCCCATGTTGAAACTGTGATGAACACATCTACGCCAACGTCTTGGGCtgctgatattttgtgtaaggtgTGCTTTAACAATGCATTGAGTGTCGTACTGCTGCCCTGCAGACATATGGTAACATGCAGTAATTGTCTTGTATCTATGAGAAACTGCCCCATTTGCAGACGCACCATTTCGCATGTCCTTCGACCGATTATTTCCTAA